The DNA segment ACGCTCCCTTGACGACATCTCCGTCCCGATGTTCCCACTGGCTCTTGTGGTCTCCGGTGTGAGGATCCTTTACGCCATACTCGAACTTGTAGCTGGGATGCGAATGATAGTCCTCATGTTCGTAAGCAGCAACGGCGTCGGCCAACAGGGCGAGGGCGGCGATCGTGATCTTCATCATGTTGGGAAGGTTTCTTTGGTTTGTGGATTGGTGAGCTGCAGATCGAGCTTTTGCTGTCGGTTGACTGATGGCGTTTGAGTTGAGTATGAGGCTTTAAATACGAAGCGAAGCGAGTTGGGCATGAATGTGTGGTTTCCTctcgtttgtttatgtttggcAAGTTATTGCATGACCTTGCATGTGGGTGTAGCATGGGAATGACTTTCACGCCTTAGAAAATGGTCGCAGTTTCACACGTGAACATTCAGATTTAATTTTCGAATCCTTACATTGTTCCTAGGTCACGGACATAAgaaaaattttgattttgtatAAGTTTTACGTAATCTTTCGCTTATGTGTAATTTCTGTGTACTGCCTCACCAAAAAGTATTCATTTCTTTTCCATAAGAAATGATATGATACCATTCGACTAAAATGTTagcaatcaatcaaacaacaGTATAAAACATAACATGTGATGaacacaaattcaattttcaatcattGTTCTTTGCCATTCATAATACAGATGCTTCTACATGTAGATCTGATTAAACTACCTGTTTTTTGTCAAATGATAAGTACAAATAAAAAGCTAAAATCAACACACTCTAACACTCCAGTAATAATCGATGTTGAAAACGGTTTGACCATAAAACAACATATCAATTAACTAGgtcattttgaatattttgtttaacaatCTTTTGGAAAGAAGTAAATCTATTAATTGGGTTTAATCCGGAACAGTTGGATTGATTAAGCTTACCAAATTACACATTGTTATTTCTGTTCAGATAGACGAAGCGAATATGATCAGTGGTGTTCCtatggtacagttgtcaactcgaactactcaataacatgcccgtgatgggttcaagcctagaaagGACCGtcccccccgtagcaaggattgactatccgactgcgtggtaatgaattcaatctcgaaagcctgtataggccggcatgtccgtgTAGGACGTTTCTTAGGAAATCAAATTCGTTCGGAATGTCAGCATACGCATCCTACAAATATATTCATCTTCTCAATTCAACAGCATGCATGATCAAACGCCGGTTTCAACCAGTTCACTCTTTCAAATGTTTCGCATAAGTTTGATCTATGTCACAAAAATACTGAACTTCCTCAAGCGGTGGTCAAAGGCCCGCGTGATCAGCGCGAGTTCGATCACAATACACCAAATTGTGGAAAGTTAATAAACAGAAGGAAATGTACgctttaaaaataaagtaaaaagtTGTTCCATCGATATAATTACCAAACAAGATACACCAGATAtgataacaaaaacaatgagAAAAAATCCTAATGGTCATACAAAGTGAAACAACAGAGATTTGTTGAGTATAATCAAGTTATCAGCCTCAATTTTATTCGTCTTCAAATCACAGGAACAAATTTCGAGCTACCACAAATGCTCCTTAGTGATGATGCTGGTACAGGTTGCCGTTGGCGTAGCTGCTGCCATGTCCATGGACGTGTCCATGACTGTACGAATGTCCAGCCTCATGGTGTCCATAGACGGCCGGATGGTCAGCATGGCCCACTCGCTTGACGTGAGCCTGGAAGCCGTTGTGCTTGTCGGACGAGTACTCAACCACTCGCTTGGTTCCGTCGGCTTCATCCAGAGTGTACGCTCCCTTGACGACATCTCCGTCGCGATGTTCCCACTGGCTCTTGTGGTCTCCGGTGTGAGGATCCTTTACGCCATACTCGAACTTGTAGCTGGGATGCGAATGATAGTCCTCATGTTCGTAAGCAGCAACGGCGACGGCCAGCAGAGCGAGGGCGGCGATCGTGATCTTCATCATTTTGGGAAGGTTTCTTTGGTTTGTGGATTGGTTAGATGCAGAGTAAGCAGTGGCTGCCGTACGACTGTTGACGTTTGAGTAAGGCAGGAGGGCTTATATACGAAGCGAAAAGAGTAGGGTTGGAAAGTGTGGCTTCCTTTCATTTGTTTATATTTGGCAAGTTACTGAGTGACCGTACCAGGCAGTATGTAACTGCTATAGTTATAGGTTTTTTAATGTTCATAACGAAGTTGTCTAATTGCTTGTTGTGCGTTAATTAGTAAATGTCAACAATATCAATGCATGATAATTTGTTGATCAACAAATGGTCTACGCCATTTCATCGTTTGCCggattttttattgttaattgTTGTTCACAATATCCAAATACTTAATTGAGAGATGTATAACCCAGTTCTACGAGAGACAAAATCAAACAGCATAAGCTTACGCTGAGCATATGGTAAAGTAGCGCATCATACAAAATACATACTTAGAAATTgcgaaaaaatattttggatttttttaaagatttgtTTGGGTTTTCTGTACAATCACTGATGCtaacataagcaattcaaccaaaattaaaaaaaaaatcactcaaacataaataaatcgCTTAATTTAATACATTCATGTAAGGGATATACAGAACActaaaacatataaataaGCCACATTCACTTTAAAATGATTCCTTTGGCCTCACaagataatttttaaaattgctTGGCCGTCAACATATTTTAAccgtaaaatttaaaacatttggcAGCATATTAAGCATGtcaaaatgtaaaattattgtagtctttttaatttgtatttattgattttatgcatattatcattatatattttttatggaaAAGACTTAACATAGAACTCGCtagttttttattacaaacaaaTCTAAGAATTTTACTTAAAATTGACATGCTAGTTTATGTTTTTAGGTTGTCACAATTTTGCAGAATTTGCTTCAACTAAAAAAAGTATAATAAATTGggttttataagttttttgGCATTTATTGCTATAAGTACTATCCTAAAGAAACTTCCCATTCAAAAATGTACACTAGTTGATTAAAAAATACGTGTAAGACAAAAACGATTTCTGTAACCACCATTTCCCTAACAATTCTAGTATGGCATAAATCCTGCAAGATCAACAACAATCGATAGCAAATTcaactttaaaaacaatatttataaTGCAAATCAAAATAGTACCTCTCCAAAATTTCTGCAGTAACACTACAAAAAACTATTAAACCATAGGAACTTTATGAGAATTTTATAAGGCCTCAGCGTTCCTATAGAATATAGATTGATTGTGACCAATACAAACACGCAAATGTATTTAACAAAAAGTAGCTTTATTTCATTCGTATTTACAGGAACTGAAACGGAATTGATGCACTGATGCATCTCAATAATGATACTGGTGCAGGTTGCCGTTGGCGTAGCTGCTGCCATGTCCATGACCGTGTCCATGGCTGTACGAGTGTCCAGCCTCATGGTGTCCATACACTTCCGGGTGGTGAGCATGGCCCACTCGCTTGACGTGAGCCTGGAAGCCGTTGTGCTTGTCGGACGAGTACTCAACCACTCGCTTGGTTCCGTCGGCTTCATCCAGAGTGTACTGTCCCTTGACGACATCTCCATCCCGATGTTCCCACTGGCTCTTGTGGTCTCCGGTGTGAGGATCCTTTACTCCATACTCGAACTTGTAGCTGGGATGCGAATGATAGTCCTCATGTTCGTAAGCAGCAACGGCTACAGCCAGCAGAGCGAGGGCGGCGATCGTGATCTTCATCATTTTGGGAAGAGTTCTTTGGTTTGTGGATTGGTTGGATGTTGTTCGAGCTGTGGCTGCTGGTTTACTGATGGCGTTTGAGTCAGTTATGAGGGCTTAAATATGAAGCGAAAGAAGTAGGGCGACGAATGAGTGGTTTACTTTCATTGCTGAAAGTTTGGTGCATTTTCGAGTGACCTTGCGTGACAGTAAGGAAAGCGATGCATATGTGTTCACATAATGTTCCACAGAAATTCTAAATGCTGCTGTATtggattttaaaattattttttatttattgtttagaATAATGATTATTAAATTAACAAATTTAGGCTCAAGACCAGGACCGCTACGGGTTCGTTATCAGTTTCAGGAAAAGTATTCGTTTAGTACCAGTTCAAGGATCGGTATGGCTTCAAGATCAACACCAGATTTTTTtcgtaatattattattatataataataataatattatataatattattatatttcGTAACGTAAACCCTGTAACAGGACCTAATTTATTGATAACCTTAAAATAAGTTCTATGAAGGTTTGCAAAAATGTACTTCGGATAAAAAGGTTTCAACTAATATGCAGTTAATTCCTCAAAACTGTATATGTTTTCGTGtcaaattaaatgcaaatcaGTATCATAAGTTACCTGATTGTAGCTCACTTCGTCTAGATTCTCACTTTGAGCAAGTAATGCTAACTTCAAtttaaaaacgaaaacgaaaaacaatttgATTTTGGTCGTATATCTCCTGCATGAAGCTAgataaaataatcataaatgaataattatgtTCAACGATAAATGAATCAAAAAAGGTCTGTATTAAGATATGCTATACTATTTTGCAAGGTAGATATACAGTTGCTGCCGTCATCTGCATCTAGTATTATGGTAGTTATAACTATTTGTGGCGTGAAAAGGCAGTAGTTAGTTATGAttacaattaattattttattaaaagatTATGAATTTTGAAACTACCATCATTAAAAAGAACAATACAAAGAATATTACAGGCATTTGATACACCTTTCTTGGCATTTAATTCATGAAATGTCAACAACCATATGCTATAAAGGTTGTTTTAACTGACTTTTACACAGAAGACTAATAGAAGACTGTTAGAAGGACCCAATTGTAAGACAGGCTATTGTTGTGTGGTTTCATTAATGAATCACAAAGAATCAAGCTCTTGAATGACATGGACTAAAACCAACAATGAATTGATGAATTTTTGaggtaaaaaataaatggacTTCAAAATAGAATATAAACAGTAAAAAGCATTAATtgcacatttaaaaaaaaaacaggatagACAATGCCagaagccggtctcgtggcacagtcgtcaactcgaacaacttaaaaacatgcctgtcatgggttcaactCTCAAATTGACCTTGCCCcataagcaatacggcaaagcatattggattaaaaaagggaatctaatcgtaataaaataaatcgttATATTTCAATTATGCATTATCGTCAGAAATGCGATTCGAGTCGCTTTTCCATATCATACACtgttttaaaacttttaaatAACAAGTAAATACTCAGAAATATATTTTCTGAATATATACTTAAATGATTGATTTCAGCAATGGAAAAATACAATTACAATTCATAGTATAAACATGATTTTATTCAGTTCATATTTTTAGGAACCAAAACGGAACGATCATAGACGCTCCTTAATGATGATACTGATGCAGGTTACTATTGGCGTAGCTGCTGCCATGTCCATGTCCTTGCCCGTGACCGTACGAATGTCCAGCCTCATGGTGTCCATAGACAGCCGGATGGTCAGCATGGCCCACTCGCTTGACGTGAGCCTGGAAGCCGTTGTGCTTGTCGGACGAGTACTCAACCACTCGCTTGGTTCCATCAGCTTCATTTAGAGTGTACGCTCCCTTGACGACATCTCCGTCGCGATGCTCCCACTGGCTCTTGTGATCTCCGGTGTGAGGATCCTTTACTCCATACTCGAACTTGTAGCTGGGATGCGAATGATAATCATGATCGCTGTtgtcagcaacaacaatagcTACTACGGAAGCAATGAAGATGATCTACATTtattatgaaaatatttattacaattttaagTTGACATACTGCCCTACACTTGATCTTACCTTGCACAGCATAATGTAGTGTTTGCGTCGCGGATTCTAAATGAGAACTGATGCTAAAAGTCATCATACCTTCCAAATTTATACCACCATTCGCTGTTCATTCGTGAAAGTCCGCTCCTCGTTTCGTCATTCAGACGACACCAGTCCTCATGATGAACGATAAGTattattgcattttattttctaaCAAATCATGAAAACATTGCACTCACAACAATAACATCTACAACAGTAGTAAGTAGTGGCACGTGCCCTAGACTCATCCTGCAAATAGAGACCCTCGGCGTGAAAATGCTCCCACCAACTCCAtaaacacagccacacacaaacaaccggTCTGTAACCGGTGCAGATTTTGAGCCCTTGCCGTATACATGTTTTGATTTAACGCTCGAACAAACAGCAATGTACCCAATTACTACCAATACCATTCGTATACACTTCACTGTATTGTACGCATACGCCCGCTCGATATGTTTTCACATGTTTGTAATCAACCGACTCGCTGTAGGGCATCGATCAGGAAGTGGAAATCGAAAACCAGATCAGTtgaaatctttaaaaatacGTTGAAGTGTGTGTCTTATGTACGCAAACTAATATTTTTTACCCTCTGTACTTTTTCGCTACCAAATCACACAGCTAATATCTAAATTGAGTCTAAATTTTGCTttagtttttcatttatcGCTGTTCAAATTTGCCTGTTCTTTTAACTAAACCATTCGCGAAGCCGGCAAATGCTCGACCCGATCACCAACTCACTAACACGACTAACGTTCTCCGCTCGATGCCGCGTGTCCACATCACCGGCACAGGAAAGTGCAGCTAATTTAACGATTTCGTCACCCGTCATTGGGTGGGTGCGGCGAGTTTTCCCTCAAGCGCAGCCCACCTGCTCGCACGCGGGGAGAAAATTATTAACCACAATTCGGTTTTTCGGTGAGCGTAGTCGTATCTCAACAATAGTCACTGGCCGGGTATAAAACCACCGAGCGCGAGACAGATTGACATCAGTACTCAACTAGCGCTCAGTAAAAACAGTTTCACCAGCTCTAGCTAAACCTCAATAACCAACAAAATGATCAAGGTAAGCTTGATTGGGACACTGTGTGTTCAGTGGCGAAACCGTTCAGTTCAACAGTACTAACTTTCTATCTTATGACAGATTGCTCTGATTCTCGCCCTGGCCGTTGCTGTGTTTGGATATGGTCATGAACATCAAGATTATCATTCGCATCCCAGCTACAAGTTCGAGTATGGCGTAAAGGATCCTCACACCGGAGATCACAAGAGCCAGTGGGAACATCGCGACGGAGATGTCGTCAAGGGAGCGTACACTCTGGATGAAGCTGATGGAACCAAGCGAGTGGTTGAGTACTCGTCCGACAAGCACAACGGTTTCCAGGCTCACGTCAAGCGAGTGGGCCATGCTGACCATCCGGCTGTCTATGGACACCATGAGGCTGGACATTCGTACGGCCATGGACATGCCAGCAGCTACGCTAAGCTCAACCAACATCACTGAGGAATCAGAGCATTGTGATCTATAATCATCATCTTTAACTGTCACTGTGATCTTATCTGTGTaaatacatttcatttcatcaatTCTTCAAATCCAACGGTCTCAAGTAACTGTCCTCAAGTACACATAGTAATTCTACagttttttccaatttttttgtCATCGTTTGAAatctttgtttatttttaagcaaTAAAGATAAACGTTTTGTGagtgaacaaaaaacagaattgTATGAAAGTGCACTTGCAGGTGACAATCACTAAGTATTTCGAAACTAtcaattttacaatattttcgCCAAAACAACGagattttatttagtttatttcttatttttgttttggtttttaaacATAGTTTTCAATTTAGAATAGCTTGCCACATTGCTGCATGAAGAGCCCAATTTGCTTAGGATTTTTAACTGCGagtataaatattttaaattcaaaataaaataccgtTTACTCATGATGACTGCACTATCAAGGATAAAAAACTGTATCAACGTTTGATGGATAGGCCAAGGAGACATTTTTTATCGCTATTCGTTctttcatcttcttttttggcaccacaaccgttgtcggtcaaggcctgcctgtaccactaacgGGGTTGGCTTTGGGTGACTTATTCATtactcatagcaggatagtcagtcataTGCGTAGGGGCTTGAAtgcatgacgggcatgttataaATTgtacgaattgacgactgCACCACAAGACCGACCCCCTTTCCTTATTTATGTATTGCAAATGAATGTTGATTGTTTATCATTTATCATTTATCGTTTATAATAACCTAATCGTTTCTAAAAATTTACAATAGAAGCATTCAAGATAGCGTTTATCAGAAACAATTAAATTGTTGTTTGGTAATACACAATAACCGTTTGCTTAAGACacagaaaagcaaaagcaacttTTGTATTTATGCTTATGTCAGTTTTTGGtctaaataatgttttttattaCTGGTAGAAATATGAACCAAAAGTAAATTCAAAAATACATTCCTTCTTTTATGCTCTTCTTATTAGACAATCATCaattcgtaaaaaaaatattaagatttttttaattttatttcagtttGCGTAAAATCAAATCACTTTGTTTAGTTGTACTTATGCAGCTTGCTATAGCTGTGACCGTATCCATGATCGTATGATCCACCATATCCTCCCTGGTGTCCATACACTTCCGAGTGGTGAGCATGGCCCACTCGCTTCACATGAGCCTGGAAACCGTTGTGCTTGTCGGACGAGTACTCAACTACTCGCTCAGTTCCGTCAGCCTCGTGTAGGGTGTAGGCTCCCTTGACGACATCTCCGTCCCGATGTTCCCACTGGCTCTTGTGGTCTCCGGTATGAGGATCCTTTACTCCATATTCAAACTTGTAGCTGTGGTATGCGTAGTAATCATCAACTGCGGCTGTCACAGCCACCAAAGCTGCCAGAGCAACGAATACCTAAGATGAAGAGATTGTTAGTagtattgt comes from the Anopheles coluzzii chromosome 2, AcolN3, whole genome shotgun sequence genome and includes:
- the LOC120947441 gene encoding cuticle protein 19-like, giving the protein MLCKIIFIASVVAIVVADNSDHDYHSHPSYKFEYGVKDPHTGDHKSQWEHRDGDVVKGAYTLNEADGTKRVVEYSSDKHNGFQAHVKRVGHADHPAVYGHHEAGHSYGHGQGHGHGSSYANSNLHQYHH
- the LOC120947450 gene encoding cuticle protein 19-like, translating into MFKVFVALAALVAVTAAVDDYYAYHSYKFEYGVKDPHTGDHKSQWEHRDGDVVKGAYTLHEADGTERVVEYSSDKHNGFQAHVKRVGHAHHSEVYGHQGGYGGSYDHGYGHSYSKLHKYN
- the LOC125906558 gene encoding cuticle protein 19-like — protein: MMKITIAALALLAVAVAAYEHEDYHSHPSYKFEYGVKDPHTGDHKSQWEHRDGDVVKGQYTLDEADGTKRVVEYSSDKHNGFQAHVKRVGHAHHPEVYGHHEAGHSYSHGHGHGHGSSYANGNLHQYHY
- the LOC120947451 gene encoding cuticle protein 19-like, whose product is MIKIALILALAVAVFGYGHEHQDYHSHPSYKFEYGVKDPHTGDHKSQWEHRDGDVVKGAYTLDEADGTKRVVEYSSDKHNGFQAHVKRVGHADHPAVYGHHEAGHSYGHGHASSYAKLNQHH
- the LOC120947448 gene encoding histidine-rich glycoprotein-like, producing the protein MMKITIAALALLAVAVAAYEHEDYHSHPSYKFEYGVKDPHTGDHKSQWEHRDGDVVKGAYTLDEADGTKRVVEYSSDKHNGFQAHVKRVGHADHPAVYGHHEAGHSYSHGHVHGHGSSYANGNLYQHHHYLILNSNAISQPTAKARSAAHQSTNQRNLPNMMKITIAALALLADAVAAYEHEDYHSHPSYKFEYGVKDPHTGDHKSQWEHRDGDVVKGAYTLDEADGTKRVVEYSSDKHNGFQAHVKRVGHAQHPEVYGHHEAGHSYSHGHGHGHGSSYANGNLYQHHH